A window of Bacteroidales bacterium genomic DNA:
AACTTTAGACTGTCAATGAAAATATGAAATATTCAACAATCAATGACCGATCATGAAATATCCGCTAATATTTATTTTAACCATTATATCCATGCTGGCTTCGTGTCATCATGAAGTATTCCTTTATGTCTCAGTAGACGGGGATGACCGTAACCCTGGTACCGAAGCGGCTCCTTTTGCAACGGTAAAAGCAGCACAGGAAGCCGTACGTACTATCAAAAATCCGGTTACCGTATACCTACGCGGAGGCACCTATTGTCTGACCGGCCCGGTGGTGTTTACCGGAGCGGATTCCCGTACAAGGAAAACACCAGTGACCTATGCCGCCTTTCCGGGAGAAACGGTAAAGATCAGTGGGGCGGTGAAGCTGGAAAAACTGAACTGGGAGACTTATAAAGAACCCATCATGCAGGCCAAAGTAGACCAGCCAGTCATATTTGACCAGCTGTTTGTGAACGGAGAACAGCAAAGGATGGCCCGTTATCCAGATTATGATCCTGCAGCATCCCACTATAACGGGACGGCAGCAGATGCCATCGATCCGGCAAGGGTTGCCCGGTGGAAAAATCCTGAAGGTGGTTATGTACATGCATTACACCGGCATGAATGGGGCGGATATCACTGGGTGATCACCGGAAAGGATGATCAGGGCGAATTGAAGTTGGAAGGCGGTTACCAGAATAACCGGTTAATGGGCATGCATCCTGTACACCGTTTTGTGGAGAATATTTTCGAAGAACTGGATGCACCCGGAGAATGGTTTTTTGATAAAGAGCAACAAATACTCTATTTCTATCCGCCGGCCGGAATTGATCTGGCAACGGCAGTGATCGAAGTGCCTCAACTAAAAGAATTATTCGTTTTCAGAGGAGTATCCGAAGGATCGGGAGCTATCGGGATCATCGGAGAAGAAGACGGGCCGACAGCGATCTTTACTGCTTCAAAAATGGCAAGGCATGTAACATATATTTCCCTGGAAGGAATGGAACTGACCCATACCCTGCGTACGTTTATGGATACCAAAGAACCCCTCCTTCGCAGTGACTGGGCTATTTATCGTAGCGGAGCCGTTTTGATGGAGAATGCCGAATATTGTAGCATCAGGAACTGCTTTTTCAATACGGTAGGGGGAAATGCCGTATTTATGAGTAACTACAACCGGCATAATGAAGTATCCGGGTGCCATATCGCCAATGCGGGTGCCAGTGGAGTATGCCTGGTGGGTGATCCCGGGGCCGTGCGTTCTCCTTCCTTTGAGTACAATGAATATGTGGAAGTGGAAGATATGGACCTTACGCCGGGCCCTAAAAACGATAATTTCCCTTTTGGATGCCTGGTATATGATAACCTGATGCACGATCTCGGACGGGTGGAAAAGCAGGTGGCCGGTGTGCAGATATCCATGGCGCAGGATATTACGGTAAGCCATAATACGATCTATAATGTTCCCCGTGCTGGTATCAATATCGGGGATGGCACCTGGGGCGGTCATATCATTGAATACAACGATGTGTTCAATACTGTCCTGGAAACCGGGGATCATGGTTCGTTCAACTCATGGGGCCGTGACCGTTTCTGGCATCCCAAACGGAATGTCATGAATGAACGGGTCGTCAACAATCCGGATCTGGTGTTACTGGATGCCATAAAAACCGTAATTATCCGTAACAACCGCTTTCGTTGTGATCATGGATGGGATATCGATCTGGATGACGGATCAAGCAACTATCATATATATAATAACTTATGTTTAAATGGCGGGCTTAAGCTCCGCGAAGGTTTCTTCCGGCTGGCGGAAAATAATATCATGGTCAATAATTCTTTCCATCCGCATGTATGGTTTGCCAACAGCGGTGATGTGTTTATCCGCAATATCGTTTCCGCAGGATATTTTCCTATTTCGATGAACAATGGCTGGGGTAGGGAAATTGACAACAATATCTTTCCGGATGAAAAATCATTGGAAGCAGCCAGGAAAAATGGTACGGATGCCCATTCGGTAGTGGAGGATGTCCGGTATCTGGATCCTGCAAAAGGAGATTTCCGTGTACCTGAATCATCGGTTGCCCTCACCAAAGGATTCAGGAATTTTGCCATGGATCAGTTCGGTGTAGTATCCGAGAACCTGAAAAACAAAGCGGAAAAAATACCGATCCCGGAGTTGGTTTCATTGAATCATTCCGAAGATCATGTTTATGAAATGTTGGGTATGAAACTGAAAAATATCACCACACTGGGTGAGCGTTCGGCGGCAGGATTGAGCGACGCTTCAGGCGTCTGGGTCGTGGAAGTCTTACCTGGAAGCGTTGCCGAAGGGATCATCCAACCCAATGATGTGATCATACAGTTCCACCGCAGGAAAATCAATCATATACGGGACCTGAAAGAAGCGCAGATGCAATCCGGAAGCCGGAAATCGGTAACCCTGTTCCGTAATCAGAAAGAGATACAGGTTTCCATTCATTTTAACCGCTAATGTCTATCTGCGGACAAAATACTTTGGGTTTATTATAAAATACTTGTTATTTACAAAAGCCGTTATCACTTTTTGGGAATTCCCGGCTTTTCCATGTTGTATAAAAACTTGTTGAATTACATAAATTCTCGTAAATTTGTGTTTTTGTTTTCTGATACGAAATTTCACATTTTAAAATATAATGAGCTTTTTAAATTCTGTATTATCCTCACTCTTCGGTAACAAAGCTGATAAAGACATCAAAGAAATACAACCCTATGTTGACAAAGTAAAACTGGAATACGACCGGATCATTCATCTTTCCAATGATGAATTAAGGGCGGAAACAGATATTCTGAAGAAAAAAATAAAGGACGCTACACAGGAAGATGAAGCCGAAATCCTGAAACTGAAAGAAAAGGCTGAAGCGATTGATACTCCTGTAGATGACGTCGAAAAATTATACAAGCAGATCGATCATCTGGAAAAAGATGTGATTAAAACCATCGAGGATACCCTCAATGAAATACTCCCTACCGCTTTTTCAGTGATAAAAGATACTGCCCGCCGCCTTAAAGAGAATGAACGGGTAGAAGTAACCGCGAACGATTTCGACCGTGCCCTGGCTGTGAAAAAAAATAATGTCCTGATAGAAGGAGACAAAGCAGTTTACCTGAACCGGTGGATGGCCGGAGGTAACGAAATTGTCTGGGATATGGTACACTACGATGTTCAGTTGATCGGTGGTGTTGCACTGCATCAGGGA
This region includes:
- a CDS encoding right-handed parallel beta-helix repeat-containing protein is translated as MKYPLIFILTIISMLASCHHEVFLYVSVDGDDRNPGTEAAPFATVKAAQEAVRTIKNPVTVYLRGGTYCLTGPVVFTGADSRTRKTPVTYAAFPGETVKISGAVKLEKLNWETYKEPIMQAKVDQPVIFDQLFVNGEQQRMARYPDYDPAASHYNGTAADAIDPARVARWKNPEGGYVHALHRHEWGGYHWVITGKDDQGELKLEGGYQNNRLMGMHPVHRFVENIFEELDAPGEWFFDKEQQILYFYPPAGIDLATAVIEVPQLKELFVFRGVSEGSGAIGIIGEEDGPTAIFTASKMARHVTYISLEGMELTHTLRTFMDTKEPLLRSDWAIYRSGAVLMENAEYCSIRNCFFNTVGGNAVFMSNYNRHNEVSGCHIANAGASGVCLVGDPGAVRSPSFEYNEYVEVEDMDLTPGPKNDNFPFGCLVYDNLMHDLGRVEKQVAGVQISMAQDITVSHNTIYNVPRAGINIGDGTWGGHIIEYNDVFNTVLETGDHGSFNSWGRDRFWHPKRNVMNERVVNNPDLVLLDAIKTVIIRNNRFRCDHGWDIDLDDGSSNYHIYNNLCLNGGLKLREGFFRLAENNIMVNNSFHPHVWFANSGDVFIRNIVSAGYFPISMNNGWGREIDNNIFPDEKSLEAARKNGTDAHSVVEDVRYLDPAKGDFRVPESSVALTKGFRNFAMDQFGVVSENLKNKAEKIPIPELVSLNHSEDHVYEMLGMKLKNITTLGERSAAGLSDASGVWVVEVLPGSVAEGIIQPNDVIIQFHRRKINHIRDLKEAQMQSGSRKSVTLFRNQKEIQVSIHFNR
- the secA gene encoding preprotein translocase subunit SecA (functions in protein export; can interact with acidic membrane phospholipids and the SecYEG protein complex; binds to preproteins; binds to ATP and undergoes a conformational change to promote membrane insertion of SecA/bound preprotein; ATP hydrolysis appears to drive release of the preprotein from SecA and deinsertion of SecA from the membrane; additional proteins SecD/F/YajC aid SecA recycling; exists in an equilibrium between monomers and dimers; may possibly form higher order oligomers; in some organisms, there are paralogous proteins that have been found to be nonessential but do function in secretion of a subset of exported proteins), with the protein product MSFLNSVLSSLFGNKADKDIKEIQPYVDKVKLEYDRIIHLSNDELRAETDILKKKIKDATQEDEAEILKLKEKAEAIDTPVDDVEKLYKQIDHLEKDVIKTIEDTLNEILPTAFSVIKDTARRLKENERVEVTANDFDRALAVKKNNVLIEGDKAVYLNRWMAGGNEIVWDMVHYDVQLIGGVALHQGKIAEMATGEGKTLVATLPVFLNALAGRGVHVVTVNDYLSKRDSEWMGPLYEFHGLSVDCIDKHQP